The proteins below come from a single Acinonyx jubatus isolate Ajub_Pintada_27869175 chromosome A1, VMU_Ajub_asm_v1.0, whole genome shotgun sequence genomic window:
- the GZMK gene encoding granzyme K produces the protein MYTFTHRCEKNLTSGTLVARQLKLSKSTLGLQNLLSFASAVRIFHLRFLKQGFEMMEFYFSLIFLAAGVSMTPECFSTEIIGGREVSPHSRPFMASIQYSGHHVCGGVLIHPQWVLSAAHCPSRNHKGQLFKVILGAHSLSKNEASKQMFDIKKFIPFSRLTSYRKSNDIMLIQLHTAATLNQHVQLLHPSSKNDIRAGTKCQVTGWGATDPEFLRISDTLREVTVTVISRKLCNSPSYYNHSPVITKGMICAGDDRGHKDSCQGDSGGPLVCKGAFHALVSGGHQCGHPKKPGIYTLITQKYQAWIKSKLAPSHANYDHE, from the exons ATGTACACTTTCACACATAGGTGTGAAAAAAACCTTACTTCTGGAACACTTGTGGCAAGACAGttaaaactttcaaaatcaaCACTCGGTCTTCAGAATCTTCTTTCCTTTGCCAGTGCAGTCAGGATATTTCACCTGCGCTTCTTAAAGCAAGGCTTTGAAATGATGGAGTTTtacttttctctaattttcctaGCAGCTGGCGTTTCTATGACTCCAGAGT GTTTCAGCACGGAGATTATTGGAGGGAGAGAAGTGTCGCCACATTCCAGGCCATTCATGGCTTCCATCCAGTACAGCGGCCACCATGTCTGCGGTGGAGTGCTAATCCACCCACAGTGGGTGCTTTCGGCAGCCCACTGCCCCTCCCG gAATCACAAAGGCCAGCTTTTCAAAGTGATTTTAggagcacactctctctcaaagaatgaGGCCTCCAAACAAAtgtttgatattaaaaaattcataCCATTCTCAAGACTTACATCATATCGTAAATCAAATGATATTATGCTAATTCAG CTTCACACGGCTGCAACACTCAACCAACATGTTCAGCTGCTGCACCCAAGCTCCAAAAATGATATTAGAGCTGGAACAAAATGCCAGGTTACTGGCTGGGGAGCCACCGACCCAGAATTTTTAAGGATCTCTGATACCCTGCGTGAAGTCACTGTTACTGTCATAAGTCGAAAACTTTGCAACAGCCCAAGTTATTACAACCACAGCCCTGTTATAACTAAAGGCATGATATGTGCAGGAGATGACAGAGGCCACAAAGATTCCTGCCAG ggTGACTCGGGTGGCCCCTTGGTTTGCAAAGGTGCCTTCCATGCTTTAGTCTCTGGAGGTCATCAATGTGGCCATCCCAAGAAGCCTGGAATCTACACCCTAATAACCCAGAAATACCAAGCTTGGATTAAAAGCAAGCTTGCCCCATCTCATGCAAACTACGACCACGAGTGA